One segment of Cololabis saira isolate AMF1-May2022 chromosome 9, fColSai1.1, whole genome shotgun sequence DNA contains the following:
- the LOC133451496 gene encoding nuclear factor 7, ovary-like has translation MAEEISHVKSYLSCYVCSETFRDPVTLSCLHNFCSSCLRQIWDQIGNKNCPICKRRSSKDSPPLNLSLKEFADSFVERLKCGSSDAEGGEQQTPVLCREHGEEPKLFCRDEQRAVCPGCDVSLHQNHKVVPVEEAVSELKEQLKSDLKSLQDKRDKYKQVEEIYKDVVQHSKKQLSSTEKQIRAEFNKLQQFLKEEEESRLAALREEEEQKGRRISRERKRIQEQISSLSDSISAVEEDLQKDNMMFLSRYKPTQDRARDQCSVSDPQLLSGALIDEAKHLGNLAFRVWEKMRDKVHFSPVILDPNTADPRLHLSADLTSLSYGATKQQLPDNPERNVNYVCAFGSESFTSGKHSWEVEVGDHPSWLLGLVKDSVERKDERYPSPSNGIWCLWLHDGKYTNGEDETRKVKTSLQRIRVQLDYDGGEVSFYNPEDMTHIYTYRDTFTEKLFPYFGLGRARGAKTSEIKVSTCV, from the coding sequence ATGGCTGAAGAAATCTCTCACGTTAAAAGTTACCTGAGCTGCTATGTTTGTTCAGAGACGTTCAGGGATCCTGTCACTCTGAGTTGTTTGCATAACTTTTGTTCGAGCTGTCTGCGACAGATCTGGGAccaaattggaaacaaaaactgTCCCATTTGTAAAAGAAGATCATCAAAGGATTCCCCTCCATTGAATCTATCACTAAAGGAATTTGCTGACTCTTTTGTTGAAAGACTCAAATGTGGATCGTCTGACGCAGAAGGGGGGGAACAGCAAACACCCGTGCTTTGTAGAGAACATGGAGAAGAGCCTAAACTGTTCTGCAGAGACGAACAGAGAGCTGTGTGTCCTGGATGTGACGTTTCTCTGCACCAGAACCACAAAGTGGTTCCTGTAGAAGAAGCAGTCAGTGAGCTGAAGGAGCAGCTGAAATCTGACTTAAAGTCTCTGCAGGACAAGAGGGACAAATACAAACAAGTGGAGGAAATATATAAAGATGTGGTTCAACACTCCAAGAAGCAGCTGTCGTCCACAGAGAAGCAGATCAGAGCAGAGTTCAacaaactccagcagttcctgaaagaggaagaggagtccagACTGGCAGCtctgagggaggaagaggagcagaagGGGAGGAGAATCAgcagggagaggaagaggatccAGGAGCAGATCTCCTCTCTGTCAGACAGCATCTCTGCTGTTGAAGAAGACCTGCAGAAAGACAACATGATGTTCCTCAGCAGGTATAAACCCACTCAGGACAGAGCCAGAGACCAGTGCTCAGTGTCAGATCCACAGCTGCTCTCAGGAGCTCTGATAGATGAGGCCAAACACCTGGGCAACCTGGCCTTCAGAGTCTGGGAGAAGATGAGGGACAAGGTCCACTTCAGTCCTGTTATTCTGGACCCAAACACTGCAGACCCCCGTCTCCATCTGTCTGCTGATCTGACCAGTTTGAGTTATGGAGCTACAAAGCAGCAGCTTCCTGATAATCCAGAGAGAAACGTCAACTACGTCTGCGCTTTTGGTTCTGAGAGTTTCACCTCAGGGAAACACAgctgggaggtggaggtgggagaTCATCCCTCCTGGCTGCTGGGTTTGGTTAAAGACTCAGTTGAGAGGAAGGACGAGAGATATCCTTCACCAAGTAATGGGATCTGGTGTTTATGGCTTCACGATGGAAAATACACGAACGGTGAGGATGAGACCCGCAAGGTGAAGACGAGTCTCCAGAGGATCAGAGTCCAGCTGGACTATGATGGGGGGGAGGTTTCCTTCTACAACCCTGAAGACATGACACACATCTACACTTACAGAGACACTTTCACTGAGAAACTCTTCCCTTATTTTGGTCTCGGGAGGGCTAGAGGCGCAAAAACGTCTGAAATCAAAGTCTCAACCTGCGTTTAG